One window of the Clostridium sp. MB40-C1 genome contains the following:
- a CDS encoding PIN/TRAM domain-containing protein, whose amino-acid sequence MFKKILRVLFTLIGLVLGFVAGQSLLELNKLVYFKNSTMLSIIFLIFSSLFLGLILFLLSPWINSLISKIMNYFEENIQKIPTVEILLGTFGAIVGLIIATLIVSLIPKSIVGSIISIIISLILAVIGGDIAVKKKEEIINVVSNIKKVGSSKEKKSKVAHVGIPKVLDTSVIIDGRILDICQSGFIEGALVIPNFVLDELRHIADSSDSLKRNRGRRGLDILNKIQKELSVEVQITDKDFPEIEEVDSKLLKLAQVLKGKVITNDYNLNKVAGVQGVPVLNINELANSVKPIVLPGEEMTIQIIKDGKENEQGIAYLDDGTMIVVEGGRRHIGETMDVIVTSVLQTAAGRMIFARQKR is encoded by the coding sequence ATGTTCAAAAAAATCTTAAGAGTTCTTTTTACGTTGATAGGACTTGTTTTAGGATTTGTAGCAGGGCAGTCATTATTAGAATTAAATAAGTTGGTATATTTTAAAAATTCTACCATGTTATCTATTATATTTTTAATTTTTTCTTCCTTATTTTTAGGACTTATATTATTTTTATTATCCCCATGGATTAATTCACTAATATCTAAAATTATGAATTATTTTGAAGAAAATATACAAAAAATACCGACTGTGGAAATTTTACTTGGAACATTTGGAGCTATAGTAGGATTAATTATAGCTACTTTAATAGTAAGCCTTATTCCTAAAAGCATTGTTGGAAGCATAATTTCCATTATAATATCATTGATATTGGCGGTTATTGGTGGCGATATAGCTGTCAAGAAAAAAGAAGAGATAATAAATGTGGTATCAAACATAAAAAAAGTAGGTTCTTCAAAAGAAAAAAAATCAAAAGTAGCACATGTTGGAATACCTAAAGTATTGGATACATCAGTAATAATTGATGGGAGAATACTAGATATATGTCAAAGCGGGTTTATAGAAGGTGCTTTAGTTATACCTAATTTTGTTCTAGATGAGCTTAGGCATATAGCTGACTCTTCAGATAGTTTAAAGAGAAATAGAGGAAGAAGAGGTCTTGACATACTTAATAAAATACAGAAAGAACTAAGTGTAGAAGTGCAGATAACTGATAAAGATTTCCCTGAGATAGAAGAGGTTGATAGTAAGCTTTTAAAACTTGCACAAGTTTTAAAGGGCAAAGTAATAACTAATGATTATAATTTAAATAAAGTAGCAGGTGTTCAAGGAGTTCCGGTACTTAATATAAATGAACTTGCAAATTCAGTAAAACCTATAGTTCTTCCAGGAGAAGAAATGACCATTCAAATAATTAAGGATGGAAAAGAAAATGAACAAGGTATTGCTTATTTAGATGACGGTACGATGATAGTTGTAGAGGGCGGTAGAAGACATATAGGTGAGACAATGGACGTTATAGTTACTTCAGTGTTACAAACAGCGGCAGGAAGAATGATATTTGCTAGGCAAAAGAGATAG